The window AGCAGTGCGGCGTCGGCCATCTGGCGCAGGTAATCGGGCACCTTGGCCGCGCTCAGTTTGTTCATCGACACAAGCAACTGGGGCGCGAGCGAACCGAATCCATAAGTGTCGCCCAGATGGCGCGCGATGTGGATCAGCACCTCGGCCGCCACCTCGGCATCGGACTCGGCGCGGTGGGCGGCGCTGCGAAAGCGGATGCCCAATTGGCCAGACAACAGGCCCAGCTTGTAACTCGACAAGCCCGGAAACACCCGGCGCGACAGCTTGAGCGAACACACCAGCCCCTCGTGCGCCGTCGCCAGTCCCAGCCGCTCCGCCTCGGCCTTGAGGAATTTTTCGTCGAAGCTGGCGTTATGGGCCGACAGGGCGTCGCAGCCGATAAAGTCGAGCAGTTGCGGCAGCACGTGCTCGACCGGCGGCGCCGAATCGACCATGGCCTGCGAAATGCCGGTCAGCTGGGAAATAAAGTAGGGAATGCGCGCGCCGCAATTGACCAGCGACACATAGCGCTCGGTCACGCGGCCGTCGACGATGCGCAGCGCGGCCACTTCGGTGATGCGGTCGCCGCTGGCCGGCGACAAACCCGTGGTCTCGAAATCGAGCATGACGATCGGTTTCTCGAACACGGCGCGTCCTAACCGAACTTGCGCACGGCGTCGAGCGCGAGGCCGGCGCCGATGCTGCCGAACAGGTCGCCTTCGACCTTGAGCGCGTTCGGCACCAGCGCGCCTATGCGCTCGCGCAACATGCGCACGCCGCTCGAGCCGCCGGTGAAGAACACGGTGTCGACCGCATCCGGGGACACGCCGGCATCGGCCAGCAGTTTCAGAACGGTCTGGTCGATGCTGCCGACCAGGTGGCTGATGGCTTCGTCGAACTCGCTGCGCTGCAGCAGCAGGTCGACCGGCGGCGACAGGCGGTCCAGCGCGAGCGTGGCGCTGGCCGCGTCGGACAGGGCGATCTTGCCCTCTTCCACCTGCATCGCCAGCCAGTGGCCGGAGCGCTCCTCGATCAGGCGCTGCAGACGGCCCAGCTTGTCCGGCTCGCGGGCGTCGCGCGCCACGTCGGCCAGCTGCGCCGCGGCCTTCTTGGTGTAGGCCAGGTTGATGGTGTGCCAGGTCGCCAGGTTGAAGAAATAGCTCGACGGGATCGCGCTATTGTTATTGAGCAGGGTCTGGTAACCGAGCAGCGGCATCACCGACGCCAGGCTCAGGTATTTATCGAAGTCGGTGCCGCCGATGTGCACCCCGCCAGTGGCGAGGATATCGTCGCGCCGCTCGGCCTTGAGCGCCCGTTCGGGCGACAGGCGCACCAGCGAAAAGTCGGAGGTACCGCCGCCGATGTCGGCGATCAGCACCAGTTCCTCGCGCCGGATCTGCGACTCGTAGTCGAAGGCGGCCGCGATCGGCTCGTACTGGAAGGCCACGTGCTCGAAGCCGACCGAACGCGCCACCTCGGCCAGGGTATCCTCGGCCAGGCGGTCGGCGGCCGTGCTGTCGTCGATGAAGAACACGGGACGGCCGAACACGGCCGAGTTGAAGCTGCGCCCCGCTTCGCGTTCGGCACGGCGCTTGACCTCGCCGATGAAGTGCGAGAGCAGCATGCGGAACGGCAAGGCGCGCCCGCCGACCTCGGTCTGGCCGTCGATCAGGCTCGTGCCGAGCAAGCTCTTGAGCGAGCGCATGAGGCGCCCCTCGTAGCCGGCAAGATAGCCTGCCAGGGCCGCGCGGCCATAGCTGACCTCCTCGTCCTCGGCGTTAAAAAACACCACCGAGGGCAAGGTAGCCTTGCCATCCTCGAGGGCGAGCAGAGCCGACTGACCGGGGCGGACCCAGCCTACTGTTGAGTTTGACGTTCCGAAATCGACGCCGCAAGCATTCGCCATGGTACCCTTTAGATTAAGGGGCGATATTATACCAGAGTACGGCTGAAGCGGGCATCCCCTTGGATTGTCGCCGTGGAGCAACTGAAAAGCACCGATTCCCGCCTTGCCAAATTTCTCTACAGTAAAAGTATTGCCACATAGAAAGCCAGGGTCTACACTGGGCAGTCCAGCAAGGATTGTTATCCAGAAGAAATTAATGACCCACACCCCCGCGCCGCTGCATCCGAGCATTGCCGACCTCAAGGAGCTGATCCATAGCGAAGCGCGCCGGGTCACCTCGTATGACGTGGCCAGCGCGGCGGGCGTGTCGCAGTCGGCCGTGTCGCGCTGCTTCAAGCCGGGCGCGAGCGTGTCGAAAGCGACCTTCGCGCGGGTCATGCAGGCCGCGGCCGAGCTCGACTATACGCCGAACGCGGCCGCGCGCAGCCTGATCACGCGCCGCTCCAACCTGATCGCGGTGGTGCTGTCGGACATCGTGACCCTGCACTATCCCCAGATCCTGTCCGAGCTGAGCCGGCAATTCGGCCAGCACGGCATGCGCGTGCTGCTGTTTTCGCTGGCGCGCGAAGGCGATATCGGCGCCACCCTGGCCGATGTCTGGCAGCACCAGGTCGACGGCGCGGTGCTGGCCGCCACCCTGACCCACGAACAGGCCGCCGAATTCGAGCGGCGCCGCATTCCCTTCGTGCTGTTCAACCGCACCCTGCGCGACCGTACCGTCAACGCCGTCGTGTGCGACCAGGTGGAAGGAGCGCGCCTGCTGGTGTCGCGCCTGGCGGCGGGCGGGCACAAGCGTTTCGCCATGATCGACGGCCCGCACGATTCGGCCATCGCGCAGGACCGCAAGCGCGGCGTGGCCGGGCGCCTGGCCGAGCTGGGCCTGCCCGCGCCCCTGGTCGTCAGCGGCGACTACGACTACGCCAGCGGCGGGCGCGGCCTGCGCGAAATCATCGCCGGCCTGGGCCGGCTGCCGGACGCGGTCATGTGCGGCAACGACATCATGGCCATCGGCTGCCTGGACACGGCGCGCCACCACCTGGGGCTGGACGTGCCGGGCCAGTTGTCAGTGACTGGCTTCGACGGCATGGCGCCGGCGGGCTGGCTCAGCTACAACCTGACCACCCTGCGCCAACCGGTGCAGACCATGACCCTGGCCGCCAGCGCGATGCTGACCGGCCTCATCTGCACCAGCACGGGCTGCCCCGAGCGGCGCGTGTTTTCCGCCACCGTGGTCGAGGGCGCCACGGCGCGCCTGGGACCGGGCGCCTGAGACGAGGTCGTCACCCGCTTCAAAAAGTTCCCTCCAAAACGCACCCGCTTGACCCGCGCCAAAGCCCGCATGCCGGGGAATCGTGCGCCGGGGCGCGCTCGCTATAGTCATCCGTGACATCGATGCATGGAGAGCCTGATGAGCGTGACGATCCTACCCGGCCAGGGCGAGCTGGCCCATGACGAACAGCACACCCGCCCGCACGGCTGGCGGCGCTGGCTGTACGCAACCAATCACAAGGATATCGGCACGCTGTATCTGTGGTTTTCGCTCGGCATGTTCATGGCCGGCGGCGTGCTGGCCCTCTTCATCCGGCTCGAACTGTTCCAGCCCGGCCTGCAGTTTTTCTATCCGGAGCTGTACAACCAGTTCGTCACCGTGCACGGGCTGGTGATGGTGTTCGGGGCCATCATGCCGGCCTTCGTGGGCTTCGCCAACTGGATGATTCCCTTGCAGATCGGCGCGTCCGACATGGCGTTCGCGCGCATGAACAATTTTTCGTTCTGGCTGCTGCCGCCGGCCGCCGTGCTGCTGCTGGCGGCCTTCTCCACGGGCGGCGGCGCCAGCGCGTCGGGCTGGACCCTGTACCCGCCGCTGTCGCTGCAAATGGGCGCGGGGATGGACCTGACCATCTTTGCCATCCACCTGATGGGCGCCTCGTCGATCATGGGCGCCATCAACATCATCACCACCATCCTCAACATGCGCGCGCCCGGCATGGGCCTGATGAAGATGCCGATGTTCTGCTGGACCTGGCTGATCACCGCCTACCTCTTGATCGCCGTCATGCCGGTGCTGGCGTGCGCGGTGACCATGCTGCTCACCGACCGCCACTTCGGCACCACCTTCTTCAACGCGGCCGGCGGAGGCGATCCGATCATGTACCAGCACATTTTCTGGTTCTTCGGCCACCCGGAGGTGTACATCATGATCCTGCCCGGCTTCGGCATGATTTCGCACATCATTCCCGCCTTCGCGCGCAAGCCGCTGTTCGGCTACGCCTCGATGGTGTACGCCACGGCCGCCATCGCCATCGTGTCGTTCATCGTCTGGGCGCACCACATGTTCACCACCGGCATGCCGGTCACGGCCCAGCTGTTCTTCATGTACGCCACCATGCTGGTCGCCGTGCCGACCGGGGTCAAGGTATTCAACTGGATCGCGACCATGTGGAACGGTTCCCTGACCCTGGAAACGCCGATGCTGTTCGCCATCGGCTTCATCTGGGTGTTCACCATCGGCGGACTGTCCGGCCTGCTGCTGGCGGTCGTTCCCATCGATATCCAGGTGCACGACACCTACTATGTCGTGGCGCACTTTCACTACGTGCTGGTGGCCGGCTCGCTGTTCTGCCTGTTCGCCGGCTTTTACTACTGGGTGCCGAAATGGACCGGCCACATGTACAACGAATGGCGCGGCAAGTTCCATTTCTGGAACTCGCTCATCTGGGTGAATGTGACCTTCTTCCCGATGCACTTCCTGGGGCTGGCCGGCATGCCGCGCCGCTATGCCGACTATGCCACGCAGTTCACGGACTTCCACATGCTCACCTCGGTTGGCGCTTTTCTGTTCGGACTGACGCAGGCATACTGGCTGTTTGCCGTCGTGCTGCCCACCGTGCGCGGGGGCGAGAAGGCCGCGGCCAAGCCGTGGGATGGCGCGGAGGGACTCGAATGGACGGTCCCCAGTCCCGCCCCCTTCCACACCTTTGAAACGCCGCCGCTGGTCAAGTAATGCTCATGGAACGCGAATGGCTATTGAAGAAAAACTGTTCGATGTCGCCGCGCCAGGTGGGCGTGGCGTATGGCTTGCTGTGCCTGTTCCTGCTGGTGATCGGGCTGGGGTTTGCGCTGCATGGCGCGTGGTTCGTGCTGGTTTTTGCGCTGCTCGACATCGGCGTGCTGGCGGCGGCGCTGCTGTGCTATGCGCGCCACGCGGGCGACCGCGAACGCATCGCGCTCAATGACGGCTGCCTGCTCGTCGAGCGGGTCGAGGCGGGCCAGCTGAGGAGCATCAGGCTGGAGGCGTGCTGGACCCGCATCGCCATGCCGGACCGCCAGCGCAGCCTGATCGCGCTGGAGTCGCGCGGGGTGCGGGTCGAGATCGGCGGGTTTGTCGGGGAGGAATTGCGTGAACAGGTGGCGCAGGAATTGCGCAGCGAACTGCGCAAGACAGCGTTTTTGCGTTAAGAAAATGCGCGCGTGGGCGCGCTGGGTCGCGCTCGGCGACGGTCAGCCGTGGGTGGGTCGGGTCGCGGCTGACGCGGCAAGCACCAAGGCACGGCGCGCGCATTGCGCACGCGCCGTGAACCTGCGTCAGAACTCGTCCCACTCCTCGGCTGCCGGCGCTTTCGTCAGCGCCGGCTTGGCCTTCATGACCGCCAGGTGCGACGACGGGGTCGACCGCGCCACTGGCGCCGCACTGCGTGGGGCGGCGCCGTTATGCCGGTCGTCGAGCTTGAAGACATTCACCGCGCGCGCCAGTTGCGTCGCCTGGAACTGCAGGCTTTCCGCCGCCGCGGCCGCTTCTTCCACCAGCGCCGCATTTTGCTGGGTCACGCCATCCATTTCGGCAATCGCCTGGTTGACCTGGGAAATGCCCTGGCTTTGCTCGCCCGTGGCCACCGTGATCTCGGCGATGATCGCATTGACCCGGCTGA of the Massilia violaceinigra genome contains:
- a CDS encoding DUF2244 domain-containing protein; translation: MEREWLLKKNCSMSPRQVGVAYGLLCLFLLVIGLGFALHGAWFVLVFALLDIGVLAAALLCYARHAGDRERIALNDGCLLVERVEAGQLRSIRLEACWTRIAMPDRQRSLIALESRGVRVEIGGFVGEELREQVAQELRSELRKTAFLR
- the ctaD gene encoding cytochrome c oxidase subunit I; the encoded protein is MESLMSVTILPGQGELAHDEQHTRPHGWRRWLYATNHKDIGTLYLWFSLGMFMAGGVLALFIRLELFQPGLQFFYPELYNQFVTVHGLVMVFGAIMPAFVGFANWMIPLQIGASDMAFARMNNFSFWLLPPAAVLLLAAFSTGGGASASGWTLYPPLSLQMGAGMDLTIFAIHLMGASSIMGAINIITTILNMRAPGMGLMKMPMFCWTWLITAYLLIAVMPVLACAVTMLLTDRHFGTTFFNAAGGGDPIMYQHIFWFFGHPEVYIMILPGFGMISHIIPAFARKPLFGYASMVYATAAIAIVSFIVWAHHMFTTGMPVTAQLFFMYATMLVAVPTGVKVFNWIATMWNGSLTLETPMLFAIGFIWVFTIGGLSGLLLAVVPIDIQVHDTYYVVAHFHYVLVAGSLFCLFAGFYYWVPKWTGHMYNEWRGKFHFWNSLIWVNVTFFPMHFLGLAGMPRRYADYATQFTDFHMLTSVGAFLFGLTQAYWLFAVVLPTVRGGEKAAAKPWDGAEGLEWTVPSPAPFHTFETPPLVK
- a CDS encoding 3'-5' exonuclease, with the protein product MFEKPIVMLDFETTGLSPASGDRITEVAALRIVDGRVTERYVSLVNCGARIPYFISQLTGISQAMVDSAPPVEHVLPQLLDFIGCDALSAHNASFDEKFLKAEAERLGLATAHEGLVCSLKLSRRVFPGLSSYKLGLLSGQLGIRFRSAAHRAESDAEVAAEVLIHIARHLGDTYGFGSLAPQLLVSMNKLSAAKVPDYLRQMADAALLAKKVPQSA
- a CDS encoding Hsp70 family protein, whose amino-acid sequence is MANACGVDFGTSNSTVGWVRPGQSALLALEDGKATLPSVVFFNAEDEEVSYGRAALAGYLAGYEGRLMRSLKSLLGTSLIDGQTEVGGRALPFRMLLSHFIGEVKRRAEREAGRSFNSAVFGRPVFFIDDSTAADRLAEDTLAEVARSVGFEHVAFQYEPIAAAFDYESQIRREELVLIADIGGGTSDFSLVRLSPERALKAERRDDILATGGVHIGGTDFDKYLSLASVMPLLGYQTLLNNNSAIPSSYFFNLATWHTINLAYTKKAAAQLADVARDAREPDKLGRLQRLIEERSGHWLAMQVEEGKIALSDAASATLALDRLSPPVDLLLQRSEFDEAISHLVGSIDQTVLKLLADAGVSPDAVDTVFFTGGSSGVRMLRERIGALVPNALKVEGDLFGSIGAGLALDAVRKFG
- a CDS encoding LacI family DNA-binding transcriptional regulator, whose translation is MTHTPAPLHPSIADLKELIHSEARRVTSYDVASAAGVSQSAVSRCFKPGASVSKATFARVMQAAAELDYTPNAAARSLITRRSNLIAVVLSDIVTLHYPQILSELSRQFGQHGMRVLLFSLAREGDIGATLADVWQHQVDGAVLAATLTHEQAAEFERRRIPFVLFNRTLRDRTVNAVVCDQVEGARLLVSRLAAGGHKRFAMIDGPHDSAIAQDRKRGVAGRLAELGLPAPLVVSGDYDYASGGRGLREIIAGLGRLPDAVMCGNDIMAIGCLDTARHHLGLDVPGQLSVTGFDGMAPAGWLSYNLTTLRQPVQTMTLAASAMLTGLICTSTGCPERRVFSATVVEGATARLGPGA